Part of the Tidjanibacter massiliensis genome is shown below.
TCGAATCCATCGCCCGCAGCTTCGGCTATATCTACGGCCGGGAAAAGAACATCCGTATCAACACGGTCTCGCAGTCACCCACTCCCACGACCGCCGGCAGCGGAGTGATGGGTCTCGAAAACCTGATGGATTTCGCCGAACGCATGTCGCCGCTGGGCAACGCCACCGCGGCGGAGTGCGCCGACTACATCATTACGCTCTTCTCCGACCTCACGCGGAAAGTCACCATGCAGAACCTCTACCACGACGGAGGATACTCCAGCATGGGCATGAGCATGCAGGCGATGCACATCTACAACGAGGGTCTCGAATACCGCGACGTCAAGAACGACAAGTCGCGCCGCCGCAACAAATAGAAGACGCCCGCCACAAACGCATGGGGGAGAGGTTTCGGCCTCCCCCTTGATGTCATACGACTATACCGGCCTCTCTTCCCCGCCTTATGGCGACAGAAACCCGGCAGCAAGCAAACAACAAGCCGCGCAGGCTGTCGTAAGACAACCTGCGCGGCTCCGTCGGGATGACTGGACTCGAACCAGCGACCTTTGGTCCCCCAGACCAACATTCTAACCGGACTGAACTACATCCCGCCTTCAATCGAGGTGCAAATATATCCTATTTTTTATAAAAAAGCAAAAAATAAAAAAGTTCCTGCCGCAAAAGAATCCGTTTTTGGATTGGTTTTTGTTCGTACATCCCTGTCGCACGGAAGGTTGCAGGACACCCATCATGCGGCACCGCAATATTTTACGCAAGGTCTCACACGCAAAATTTCCGCTTATGGCAGAACTCGACGACACCATCCGCAAGAACAACCTGTTTTTCCGGCAGCTCCTCTTCCTGTCGGTACTGATACTGATGGGAGTAGTCATGCTCAGGGAGCTCTCCTTCATAATAGGTTCCTTCCTCGGGGCCATTACGCTCTACATCGTGTTCCGTCCTCTGCAATACCGGCTCATCGACCGGTACCGATGGCGTCCATGGCTCGCCTCGCTGCTGCTCGTGTTTCTCGCACTGCTCGTACTCGCGGGACTGCTTTTCGGCGTATTCCGGGTCGTATCCGCCGAAATCATCAACATCGACTTCAAAAGCCTGCTCTCCGGGCTCGACAACGTGGTGGAGAAGATAAACCGGGAACTGCCGTTCAACCTCATCCCGGCCTCCTACCTATCCGACTCGTCGGCCTACCTGACGAAAGCGGCGGGTTCCATCATCAACACCACGTACAGCTTCGTCATCAACATCCTGTTCACCATCATCATCCTCTATTTCATGCTGGCCAACGCCCGGACGCTGGAGCGCCGCCTCGGCCGCTACAATCCGTTCAAGGGCGACAGCCGTGCAGTGGTGACGAAAGAGGTATCCGATATCATCTACAGCAACGCAGTCGGCATCCCCATCATCATGCTCGGCCAGGGATTGACCGCCGCCCTGATTTACTGGCTCTTCGGAATCCAGCATATCGCCTTTTGGGCCTTCCTTACCGCCATCGCCGGATTGATACCGGTCGTCGGCTCCATCATCGTCAGCGTGCCGCTGGGTATCTCCATCATCATGCAGGGACATCTGTGGCAAGGTATTCTACTGATGCTCTGCGGCATGCTGGTCATCGCCAACGTAGATAACCTCATCAGGATATTCCTCAATAAGAAGATGACCGACACGCATCCGCTGATAGTCATATTCGGCGTCTTCATGGGGATTCCCCTGTTCGGTTTCTGGGGTATCATATTCGGCCCGCTCCTCATATCCATCTTCCTGCTGCTCATAAAGATATACTATCACGAATTCAAACTGATGACACCGCAGGAGATAAAGGAGGAACGGATGGACGAGCTTTCGGCCAAAAGCGGCCAGGGACGCAAGGGGCTGCGATTCGGCAAACGGAGAAAGTGATGCCCGCCGTCGGTCTGCGAAGACGGCTCACTTTATCTGCCGATAGGATACAAGCCAATAATCATCGTCGTATCCTGTCCGGCAGACCGTCATCGTCGAAGTGGAGTACGTCAGGTTGTTGATATAGTTCTTATCCCCCTGTTCGCTGCCATTAAGCAACAGGTACCTCTCATTCAGAAAGTCGTCGAGCTGTGCCGTCTTATCCTTGCCGACGGTAATGTTGGCAGCGACCAGCCGGTTATTGGAGTCGAATTCATACGATTTGAACGAATTCACCGAAGAGACGAGGTCGTACGTCAATACGTTGTTCTCCATCTTGTCCGGCAAACCGAGACGATTGACCACCTGTTCCCGGGTCATGTTCCAGCTCAGGTCTTCCATCGGTTCGTCGTACAGGTCGGAACGCCCCCGGACTGTCACGGAAACCGATGCGTTGTTGGCCGTGATGCGCGTCTGGCCGATTCGCAGACCCGATATGCGTCCCCTCTCCACGGTGGCAACGAATTCGTTGTCGCTGCGCCACGCCACATTATCGGGGTCGCCTGTCTCCACATAGACAATCTGCGTATCGCCCGTACGCATTTCGAGCGCATACTTGTCCAGCGTGATATTGTTGTAATTGCTCTCTTGCTTGCACCCGGCCAGCAGCACTGCGGGCAGTGCTGCCAGCGTCAATACGAACTTTCTCATGCCCATGCCTGATATACGATATTCGTTCTTCATTTTTCTCTGCTTTATCCCTAAGACGCCGGAAACAACCTCTTTGTTGCATACTCCGCCGAAAAAACCTCTTTCCGCAAATTTATCAAATTTTACTTAAAAGCGGGGCGCTTTCCCGTTTTATTGTGCTCCGGCCCGCCGGGGCAGACGGCCGCCAGCGTCCGGACCGATAAAAAGAGCCGCCCCGGTCAGGGAACGGCCCATGCCTGCGTGGCTGTCAGGAGATTATTTGGCGTAACGTTCCTTGTGTTTCTCTATCTGCTTCTTCAGCGCATCTATGGCATTGTCCACCGACTCCTCGAAACTTTTGCTGCGGGCTTCCGCCACCAGGTCGTCACCGGGAACCTCTATCCGGATAATGGCCACCTTGTTACCTTTCTCGTTGTCCTTGTCGAGTTTGAGGATGACATCGGCCCCTGTCGCACGCTCTATGAAACGGTCGAGTTTAGCCATTTTTGCCTCTACGAATTCGATGAGCTTCCTGTCGGCATCGAATTTAACTGCCTGAATCTGTACGTTCATAACTAATCCTCCTAACTTTAAAGCACCCGAAGGCGCCGTTTATCTTTTCGGTACAGGCTTCCGGCCCGACCGGTTCTCTCCTGCAGAGACGGCATCACTTGCGGTTCCCGCGGGGGTGTGCGCCGGCATAAACCTCTTTCAACTGCGCAATGCTGTTGTGGGTATAGACCTGCGTGGCATTCAGGGAACCGTGCCCCAACAACTCCTGTATCTCCCGCAAATCCGCCCCACCGTTCATCAGGTGGGTAGCGAACGTGTGCCGCAGGACGTGCGGACTCCGCTTACCTTGTACTCCGAGCGCCGTCAGCTCCCCGCGCACGATACGGTAAACCTCCGTTCTCGAAATCCGCCTCCCTTGCTCTGTTAAAAATAACGCTTTTTCTCCGGATTTGCAAATATCGTCCCGTTTTATCGCTGCCATATATTCGAACAACCGCCGCCTCAGTTCCGGGACGACGGGCACCATCCTTTCCCGGTCGCCCTTCCCCGTCACATGCAGTTCACGGAACTCCGGACCGAAATCGGTCCGGTCTATCGCAATCAGCTCCGCAAGCCTTATCCCCGTAGCGTACAAAAAGAGTACCACCAATGCGTCGCGCATACTGCGGAAATCCGTCGCCTCCTCCATCTCGGCCGACAATTCGCCGACAAGCGCCGCCATCCGCCCCTCCGGTATAAACGACGGGAGCAGGGCAGGCGTCTTGAGCGACGAGACTTTCGCAAAGGGATTCCCCGCAACAATCCCCTCCCGCAGCAGGTATTTGAAGAAAGAGCTGCAGGCGGAGAGCATCCGGTTGATACTCGACGGCTTCAGCCCGCTTTCCGAAAGCGCCACTATCCACTCTCGAATATCGTCGGCAGTCAGCAGCGACGGGTCGAACGTTCCCTCCTCCGTCCCGAGAAAATCGAGCAGCATCCCGATGTCGCGACGGTAGCTCTTCACCGTATTGGGCGAATAGCGCCTGACGCGCTCTATGTAGGCGAGATATGCTTCCGCGAGGTCGGTCATGACAAAAAAGATTAAACAGAACCCCTGTCGGCACGCTTACGGACGCGAAGCATCCGTAAGAACGCCCCTCTTTTTACAGGATAACGGCAACAGGGGCCGTATATTTCATCCGCCGCGTTTTTTACCGCAGACGCATCAGGGTCGGACGGCTGGTCGTATCTTACGGAAACGCAGCTTTATCACCCCCCAGAACGCTTCTCCGAAGATGCCGCTGCTCATCTTCGACACCCCGGCCGTGCGGTCCATGAAGATGATGGAAACCTCCCGGATACTGAAACCGAGACGCCATGCCGTATATTTCATCTCTATCTGGAAACCGTAGCCTTTCATCTGTACCGCATCGAGGTCGATGGCTTCCAGCACCTCGCGGGAATAGCAGACGAATCCGGCCGTTGCGTCGCGGACGGGCATTCCCGTCACGGTACGCACATACGACGAGGCACAGTAGGACATCAGCAACCGCGACATGGGCCAGTTCACCACGTTCACCCCCTGTATGTAACGCGAACCCACCACGACGTCCGCCCCGCCGAGAGCGGCACGGTAAAGGCGCAGCAGGTCGTCCGGATTGTGCGAAAAGTCGCAGTCCATCTCAAACACGTAGTCGTACCCTTCGGCAAGCGCCCATCGGAAGCCCGTCAGGTAGGCGGTACCCAGGCCGAGTTTGCCGGAACGCTCCAATAGAAAGAGCCTGCCGGGAAACTCCGCCTGTCTGCCGCGCACGATATCGGCCGTCCCGTCGGGCGAGGCATCGTCGATGACGAGCAGGTCGAACGCTTCCGGCAACGAAAAAACCTTGTCAATCATGGCCGACACGTTCTCCCTTTCAAGATAGGTCGGTATTATCACGAGTTTTCGCATGTATGGTCAAGCTATTGGTCAGTTCCCCGAAGACAAACTTACGGAAAATCGCCGGAATAAACGAACGCAAACTCGGGAAATAATACCCGGCCGCCGTTCGACCGGACATCCGCCGCCGGCTCCTTCCGCCGGCCCTCCTCCTCAACGACTCAACAGCCTGCCGTTGTCGTTCCATTCGCCGTAGAGAATCCCCGCACGGGTACATTCGACGAACTTCTCCAGCCTGCGACGGAAAAGTTCCGGTTCCTTCCGTTTTATCCGGATGGTGTCTATCCTTACCCGTCTGTAAAGTTCGGGCAATCCGCAGAAATGTTCCCAGACGACCGGGTCGGCACGCAACGCCCGCAGGATATCCTCGTCCGCGACGAATCCCGCCTGCGTCATATCCGGCAATACGGCACGCCCCGCATCGGTCATCAGCCCCAGCCGCTCCAGCCTCCGGCATCGCTCCTTGTTCAGCTCCGACCAGGCACTGCCCGGACGGCGGGGACACAGCCGCTGCACCGTCGCTCCCGACGGGAGCTTTTTCACCGTGCTGTCAATCCAGCCGAAACACAACGCCTCCTCCACGGCATCCACATACCAGAATGTGCCGTCATCGACCGGCCGACCCCGCCTGACCGCCACCCAGCACTCCTTCTCCCGCCGATGATTCTCCGATAGCCATGCCCGAAGCTCCCGCCGGGACTTCGCATCCAACAGATTCCTTATCTCCATCAACCAAACGCTCTCCGTTTTCCGTCTCCAAAGGTATGGATAATCCGTGAGACCGAAAGAATGCTGTTCCGAAATCGGGGAAGCGGGAGGCTTTCGTGCTGTAAATGGAGCGGAATTGCTTACCTTTGGGAGCGAAAACCAAAGCCTCGTCAAGCAGCAATGACTTTTGAAGTGGAACACAGGGCGGCAGGCAGCGCGGCCCGGGCGGGACGGTTCACCACCGACCACGGAACCGTCGAGACTCCCGTCTTCATGCCGGTCGGCACGGCCGCGAGCGTCAAAGGCGTTTTCCACCGCGACCTGGCCGAAGCGGGAGCGCGCATCATCCTCGCCAACACCTACCATCTCTACCTGCGGCCGGGCATGGAGGTCATCGAAGCGGCGGGAGGCGTCCACCGTTTCTGCACATGGGACAAACCGATGCTGACCGACAGCGGCGGTTTCCAGGTATTCTCGCTCGCGCAGTGCCGCAAGCTGACCGAAGAGGGGTGCCGTTTCAGCTCCCATATCGACGGCTCGCGCCACCTCTTCACCCCCGAAAACGTCATCGACACCCAGCGCACCATCGGAGCCGATATCATGATGGCATTCGACGAATGCCCCCCCGGCGACTCGCCGCGCGACTATGCGGCAAAATCGCTGCTTCTCACCCAACGCTGGCTGGAACGCTGCTTCGAACGCTATGCCGCCACTGCGCCGAAATACGGCCACAGACAGTCGCTCTTCCCCATCGTACAGGGGTGCACCTATCCCGACCTGCGGGCCGGAGCGGCGGAGTTCGTGCAGCAGTTCGGTGCGGACGGCTATGCCATCGGCGGCCTCGCCGTCGGAGAACCCGCCCCGGTGATGTACGAGATGATAGAAATCGTGAACGGCATACTTCCACAGGACAAACCCCGTTATCTGATGGGGGTGGGAACTCCGGTGAACATCCTCGAGGCGATAGACCGCGGCGTGGACATGTTCGACTGCGTGATGCCCACCCGCAACGGACGCAACGGGATGCTCTTCACTTCGGAGGGCATCATCAACATCCGCAACCAGAAGTGGCGCGAGGACTTCTCGCCCATAGACCCCATGGGACACTGCTTCGCGGATACGCTCTACTCGAAAGCCTATCTGCGTCACCTGGCCGTTTCGGGTGAGATGCTGGCGGCGCAAATCGCATCGCTGCACAACATCGCCTTCTACATGTGGCTCGTGGACGAGGCACGGCGGCGCATCGCCGACGGCACTTTCGCGGAGTGGAAACGCGGGATGGTTGTAAAATTGACACGGAGGTTGTAACTTTGGCTTGTTTCCCGGTCGGGAAGCACCTTTTGCGACAAAGGCATGGCAGACAGGAAAAGAATAAAATTCCCCGGATTCAAGATACTCGACGGGTATATCACCCGGAAGTTTCTGGGTACCTATGTGTTCGCCATCGCACTCATCATCGTCATCGTCGTAGTATTCGACGCGGTGGAGAAGATGGACGACTTCATCACCACGAAAGCATCGCTCAAAGCTGTCGCACTGGACTACTACCTCAACTTCATCCCTTACTTCATCAACCAGTTCAGCGGCCTGTTCACCTTCATCGCCGTCATCTTCTTCACCTCGAAAATGGCGTACCAGACGGAAATCATCGCCATCCTTTCGAGCGGCGTCAGCTTCCGCAGACTCATGTGGCCCTATTTCCTTTCGGCCATGCTCATCACGATGCTCTCCCTGAGCCTCAACCTGTGGGTGATACCCAACGCCAACGCCCGGCGAGTGGAGTTCGAACGGCAGCATCTCACCAAAAACGCCTATATCCGCTACGAACGCCACATCTACCGTCAGGTCTACCCGGGCACTTTCGCCTACATCCGCAGTTACAACGGAACGACGGAGAAAGCCTCCTACCTCGCCATCGAGAAGTACGAAGGCAGCCGCATGGTGGCGTCGCTCGAAGCCTCGGACGTGAAATTCAATCCCGACACGAAGCATTGGACAGCAGCGAAATACCTGACGCGCAGCTTCGACGAGAACAACGTGGAGAAACTCGAAAAAAAGGAGAAGCTCGACACCATGATAAACCTCGATGTGCTGGAACTCGGCAAGCTGGAGGACATCATCCAGACCATGAGCATCGGGCAGCTCAACCGGTTCATCGTCGAACAGAAGGCCAAAGGCTCCGACATGGTCTCGATGTTCGAGGTGGAACGGCAAAACCGTTTCGCCTACCCGATGGCTACCTTCGTGCTGACGGTCATTGGCGTCTCGCTCTCCTCCCGCAAGGTGCGGGGCGGGACGGGCCTGCACATCGGCGTAGGTATCGGACTCTGTTTCACCTACATCCTCGTCTGCAAGTTCGCAGCCGAATTCGCCAAAAGCAGCACCTTCTTCTCCCCCATCCTGCTCGTCTGGCTGCCAGACATATTCTACGCCTTCATCGCGCTCTACCTTTACAAGAAAGCGCCGAAATAGTACGGCATCCGGCCCGGAAGTGATAAAATGATACTTCACAAGGGCATTTTGTAAATTTTTGTAGCTAAAAAGGATAACTACACGTAAAAATAGCTACATTTGCAGAATTGGGGGATTACCAATCCGACAGCTAAACAAATTAAAACCAGACATAGGTTCTTTAAATTAACCTCATTCAGACTATGGATATCACGACTGCCCAACTGTCGGGCAAAACACGAGAAGAACACGACCTGATAGGTTACATGCAGGTTCCGGAAGAGTATTACTTCGGCGTGCAGACGATGCGCGGTATGGAGAATTTCCATATCAGCCGCGTAAGGCTCAGCTTTTTCCCGGAAATCATCAAGGCCCTGGCCGACGTGAAAGAGGCCGCCGCACTGGCGAACCGCGACCTGGGACTGCTCGACAAAAAGACTGCCGACGCCATCGTAGAGGCATGCCGCATGGTACGCGACGGCAAGTTCGACGACCAGTTCGTTGTGGACATGGTACAGGGCGGAGCCGGCACCTCCACCAACATGAACGCCAACGAGGTCATCGCCAACATCGCCCTCGAACTGATGGGCCACAAGAAGGGCGAATACAAATACTGCCACCCCAATAACCACGTCAATCTGTCGCAGTCCACCAACGACGCCTACCCTACGGCCATGAAGATAGCCCTCATCCGCAGCATCGCCAAGCTGGAGGACTCCCTCAAACAGCTCGTGGAGGCTTTCCGTGCCAAGGGCGTAGAGTTCGCCGACGTCATCAAGATGGGACGCACGCAGTTGCAGGACGCCGTACCGATGACACTCGGGCAGGAGTTCGAAGCCTATGCAGCGAACCTCTCCGAAGAGATGGAGCGGCTGGAACAGAACTACAAGCTCTTCTATGAGATGAACATGGGTGCCACCGCAATCGGTACGGGTATCAATGCCGACCCGGACTATCCGGCCATCTGCGAAAAGTATCTGCGTGAAATCACGGGCCTGCCGATGGTGGTCGCATCGAACATGATAGAGGCGACGAACGACACCGGTGCATTCGTCATGAACTCCTCGGCGCTGAAACGTCTCGCCGTGAAGCTCTCCAAGATATGCAACGACCTGCGTCTGCTCTCTTCCGGCCCCCGCTGCGGTCTGAACGAAATCAACCTGCCGCCCCGCCAGCCGGGTTCGTCCATCATGCCGGGCAAGGTGAATCCCGTCATTCCGGAAGTCGTGAACCAGGTGGCTTTCCGCGTTATCGGCAACGACCTGACCGTCACGATGGCCGCCGAAGCGGGTCAGCTCGAACTGAACGTCATGGAGCCCATCATCATCCACTGTCTCTTCGAGAGCATCGAAATGCTGGCCAATGCGATGAACACACTGCGCGAGAAGTGCGTGACCGGCATCACGGCCAACAAGGAAGTGTGCCGCAACATGGTGTACAACAGCATCGGGCTCGTTACGGCCCTCAATCCCTACCTCGGCTATGAAACTTCGACCATGCTGGCCAAGGAGGCGCTCAACAGCGGCAAGGGCATCTACGACCTCGTGCTCGAACACAAACTCATGAGCAAGGAGGAGCTCGACAACATCCTGCGTCCGGAGAATATGGTAAAACCCCGGAAGTTCCTCAGGAAGTAACGCCGACCAATCACCTACACAGAGGGGCGGGAAGATGAACTTCCCGCCCCTCTGTGCATTTCAAACAGTCCCCTTCATTCCCGGACTGCGGCAGCCCGGCATGCGGTCGGAAAACGTGCCGCACGGCCTTCTTCATAATACGCCCGCACCCTTCGCGCCACATTGTGCCGCAGGTTGCCGAAATAGATGTTCAGTTCCTGCACATGGTAATTTCCCAGCGGTGCTACGGGGGCTATGGCCGGAATGAAATGCTCCTCCGGAACAAGACCGTCCACGATGAGCGTACAGGAGGCCGTATCGATACGTGCCGTCACGGGTTCCACCTGCCGGGCGACCGTCCCGTCCGGATTGAGGAAAAGCGTACCGAGGTTCTCCTCCGGCCGGGAGGGAAGAGCATCCGTCCGCCAGTTCATCGGATTGATGCAGGCACGGTTTCCCCGAAAGAGCGGAGAGAGCGCAGAGGTATCCGCCACACTGTTGATACATATCACGACACCTGTATCGAGCGAGTCGGCGGCAGGCACGACATACCGCGCTCCCTCCAACTCTCCGTCGGTAATCCGGTACCCGACCACGTAAGCGGCCACCAACCGGCCGTAAAGACTGTCGTTCATCTCCTCCTTCAACAGCTCCAACACGCACCGGGCTCCCTGGCTGTGTCCCGCCAATACGAAAGGCCGGCCCCCGTTGACGTGCTCCAGATAGTAACGGAAAGCCTCCCGTACATCTTCCATCGCCACGGCGAACCTTGCCCCGATAACCGAATCGGGCTCGAACCACGACTCCATGGTAATCTGCCGGTAATAAGGCGCGTAGAAACGGTTGCCTTCGGCGAACACGCGCTCGGCCAGTCTGAGCGGCGCCTGCAGATTGGCACGCTGCACGGTATCGTACACATCCATCTGCCAATGCACGGTGCCGTCGGCATCCGTCCGTCCCCAATTGCAGGTCGGGGCGATGTAAAACACATCGGCATTCTCCGCCGAAGCCGCCGTACCGCCCCGATACCACATGTCGGCCCGACCGTAATCCAATCCGGCCGCTCCCCGTTCCGCCCCTGCTCCCGGCTGGCAGGCGACTGCCGCCAGCAGAAGGAGAGCGAAAAACATGTACCTTCGAATCGTCTTCATCTCTTCTCCTTTTGAAAAAAGCGGGACGACATTACGCCGCCCCGCCGTTCGATGAGTGACAACACTACACTCTTATTTCAGCTTCGGACCTGCGGCGACAAGCGATTTGCCCTCCGCATTGCCGGTAAACTTCTCGAAGTTCTTGATGAACCGGCCGGCAAGGTCTTCCGCTCTCCTGTTCCACTCGGCCGCGTCGGCATAAGTATCGCGCGGGTCGAGAATTGCAGGGTCTACGCCCGGGAGTGCGGTCGGCACCGTAAAGTCGAAATAAGGAATCTGCTTGGTCGGGGCCTTGTCTATCGAGCCGTCGAGGATGGCGTCGATGATGCCGCGTGTATCCCTGATGGAGATACGTTTGCCCGTACCATTCCAGCCGGTGTTCACGAGGTAGGCCTTCGCACCCGATTTCTCCATGCGTTTTACGAGCTCTTCGCCGTACTTGGTAGGGTGAAGCGAGAGGAACGCCGCACCGAAACATGCCGAGAAAGTCGGTGTCGGCTCGGTGATACCGCGCTCGGTACCCGCCAGCTTCGCGGTAAAACCGGAGAGGAAGTAGTATTTCGTCTGCTCCGGAGTGAGGATCGAAACGGGAGGCAGCACACCGAACGCATCCGCCGACAGGAAGATAACACGCTCCGCAGCCGGGCCCTTGGATACGGGCTTCACGATGTTGTTGATGAAGTATATCGGATAGGACACGCGGGTATTCTCGGTCACGCTCTTGTCGGCGAAGTCGATATGCCCCTCCTTGTCCACCGTCACGTTCTCAAGCAGCGCATCGCGCTTGATGGCGTGCCAGATATCCGGCTCGCTCTCCTTGTCGAGGTTGATGACCTTCGCGTAGCAGCCGCCCTCGAAGTTGAACACGCCCTGGTCGTCCCAGCCGTGCTCGTCGTCGCCGATGAGCAGGCGTTTCGGGTCGGTCGAAAGGGTGGTCTTGCCCGTACCCGAGAGGCCGAAGAAGATGGCCGTATTCTTGCCCTCCTTGTCGGTGTTGGCCGAACAGTGCATCGAAGCGATGCCCTTGAGCGGCAGGAGATAGTTCATGTAGGAGAACATGCCCTTCTTCATCTCGCCGCCATACCACGTATTGATGATGACCTGCACCTTTTCGGTCAGGTTGAAGACGACGGCCGTTTCGGAATTGAGGCCGAGCTCCTTATAGTTCGTTACCTTCGCCTTGGAAGCATTCATCACCACGAAGTCGGGTTCGCCGTAGTTCTCCAGCTCCTCTTCGGTCGGACGGATGAACATGTTCTTCACGAAGTGGGCCTGCCATGCCACCTCCATGATGAAACGTATCTTGAGGCGGGTATTCGCATTGGCGCCGCAGAAAGTATCCATCACGAAGAGCTTCTTGTTGGAGAGCTCGTTCGTGGCAATCTTCTTGAGCTCCTTCCACGCCTCCTCGCTCACGGGCTTGTTGTCGTTCTTATACTCGTCGCTGGTCCACCAGATGGTATCGCGCGTCGTGTCGTCCATCACGAAGAACTTGTCCTTGGGCGAACGGCCGGTATATTCGCCGGTCATCACATTCACCGCACCGGTATCGGTCAGTTGGCCCCGTTCGTAACCGGTGAGGGCCGGGTTCATCTCCTCCTCGAAAAGCCGTTCGTACGACGGATTGTACAGTATCTCCGGGGTTCCGGTGATACCATACTTGGTCAAATCAATCTTCTTTGCCATAATCTTCTGTATATTATGTGTTTATGCTATTCTCACCTGTTATATGCGCCTCCGGACACCCGGAACGGTCCGGTCTGCGAATCCGGTTATATAACTCTTTCCCGCCGGAATTATTGTTAGCACACTAACAACGGCGCAAAGATATGGAATAATTCCGTCTTGCGGTACTAATTCCACCGTATAAAATCGACTTTTTTTACCGTACCGGAAACCGGGAATACCTATCTGCATATCTTCCCCCACCGCATAATGACGGCAGCGGCGGCCATTATTACGGTTTTTTTGCTAACTTTCGCACGTTTTTTGTGTTCAGCACCTTACGAAATCGAAACACACCATCATTCCACCCAGAAATGGCCGCATTGTACATCCATATCCCGTTCTGCAAAACGCGCTGCAACTATTGCGATTTTTATAAAAGCACATCCTGTGCCAAAACGGAGGATTACATAGAAGCCCTCGAAAGGGAGATGGAGTACCGGCGCGGCTATTTCGGCGACACCCCGGTAGACACGGTATTCTTCGGCGGGGGTACCCCGTCGCTTCTTCCGCCCGCCCTGCTCCAGCGGCTCATCGACAAGGCCCGCTCGCTCTGGAATCTGGAAGAGGTATCGGAAATCACGGTCGAGGCGAATCCCGACGACATCACCGAACACTATCTGGACGAACTCGCCCGTACCGACATCAACCGGCTCAGTTTCGGCGTACAGTCCTTCATCGACCGTGACCTCAAGCTGCTCGGCAGACGGCACAACGCCCAACAGGCGGTAGAGGCCATCCGGGCGGCCCAGGCAAAGGGGTTCGGCAACATTTCGCTCGACCTCATCTTCGGCATCCCCGGCATGTCGCTCCGCGAGTGGGAAAACAATGTCCTGCGTGCCGTAATACTCGGCGTACAGCACATCTCGGCCTACTGCCTGACCATCTCCGACAACACCGTCTTCGGCGACATGGCGGAGGCGGGAACGCTCATACCTGCCAGCGACGAAATATGTGAGGAGCAGTTCATGATATGCCACCGCATTCTGACCGACAGCGGTTTCTGTCACTACGAAATCTCCAACTATGCCCGCGGCGAAGAGTTCCGCTCGCTGCACAACTGGGCCTACTGGTGCGGCAAAACCTATCTCGGCCTCGGCCCATCGGCCCACTCCTACGATGGGGACCAACGTATCTACTCGGTCAACAACCTCGAAAAGTACATCGACCTGGCCGGTACCGACCGGATATACGGACGGGAAATCCTCTCCCGCATAGACAAGTACAACGAATATATCATGA
Proteins encoded:
- the hemW gene encoding radical SAM family heme chaperone HemW, yielding MAALYIHIPFCKTRCNYCDFYKSTSCAKTEDYIEALEREMEYRRGYFGDTPVDTVFFGGGTPSLLPPALLQRLIDKARSLWNLEEVSEITVEANPDDITEHYLDELARTDINRLSFGVQSFIDRDLKLLGRRHNAQQAVEAIRAAQAKGFGNISLDLIFGIPGMSLREWENNVLRAVILGVQHISAYCLTISDNTVFGDMAEAGTLIPASDEICEEQFMICHRILTDSGFCHYEISNYARGEEFRSLHNWAYWCGKTYLGLGPSAHSYDGDQRIYSVNNLEKYIDLAGTDRIYGREILSRIDKYNEYIMTALRTDYGIRRDALSERFGFKGLLYFEYCAGKFLRNGLIVREGNVYRIPPEKLMVSNSIISDLFYIEE